One window of Candidatus Methylocalor cossyra genomic DNA carries:
- a CDS encoding carboxypeptidase-like regulatory domain-containing protein, whose amino-acid sequence MKTFSHFVNALFLIVASLAAPALAEEPGPPKVQVPGYGPGIAGHVIVAPYCPPGTFCPLYLRTYPGAIVLVLNEQRQTVAEAHGNESGSFIVSVPPGTYILHVQTVDYPRCPEVQAVVEGEDFTLTNLRCVEGGAGGSTTPKTPG is encoded by the coding sequence ATGAAAACGTTTTCACACTTCGTCAATGCGCTGTTCCTGATCGTAGCCAGCCTGGCCGCGCCGGCCCTCGCCGAGGAACCGGGCCCGCCAAAAGTCCAGGTGCCGGGCTACGGCCCCGGGATCGCGGGACATGTCATCGTCGCACCCTATTGCCCACCGGGCACGTTCTGTCCGCTCTATCTTCGGACCTATCCCGGCGCCATCGTGCTGGTCCTGAACGAACAACGGCAGACTGTCGCCGAAGCCCACGGCAACGAATCCGGCAGCTTCATCGTCAGCGTCCCGCCGGGCACCTATATCCTCCATGTCCAAACCGTCGACTACCCGCGCTGCCCGGAAGTCCAGGCGGTGGTCGAAGGCGAAGATTTCACCCTGACCAACCTCCGCTGCGTCGAAGGCGGGGCGGGCGGTTCCACCACCCCCAAGACCCCGGGTTGA
- a CDS encoding DCC1-like thiol-disulfide oxidoreductase family protein: MYRRLRTLLETWLAKKVPATGLGLFRIGFGLVAFQEILFLFHFRHLIFDPLPFIDRASPVLHLFLLLWMAAAGCLALGYRTRWAALANYAFWVIFVVFTPMWQDFDGGFDQLMTGSSFLLMFLPSERALSLDNLRLKLRHSTPTRPYQPPGEVSVLAYTLPLAFSLGLLYFDSGLHKLSAEFWRNGMGAWLPPTMPYYMSALDMSPLLNLKWVEMFIGYTILVFQFLFLPLMWFRPFRVPLLVTGVTFHTGIVLSLNIYPFGFAMLVHYFLMVPFAWWRRLHTRLQHQQPVLTVFYDQDCPLCNRTVIIVRHFDPRGAIAFQGLQSQARHHPELDAIPQATLLRDLHGLDRGGRLYAGLDTYIRILIALGYAAPLGWLLRLPGVYHWANRVYRRIADNRQRLSCDAACPVPVAPAMEDAQPFARWYARYAASDRQIAQRIAKFVVLVLVLQLNSTVHYGLLYRWAGTRPVNPTLVVLDRLSDTLINYSHAFLGITPHALYLHDHFAGYHHIFALAYRDPEGRERWLPFVNREGRLLAPYWGRVQSMWANVAVTAHPSRARLEKFLGKITAYFAVRMGVDLTHADFAIKMKKIRTPMHWEKDLRRDNLAQPWRDVGTVAWRQGRVSVLLPETDLEML, encoded by the coding sequence ATGTACCGACGCCTGCGCACGCTGCTTGAGACCTGGCTCGCCAAGAAGGTCCCGGCCACCGGGCTGGGCCTTTTCAGAATCGGCTTCGGCCTGGTCGCCTTCCAGGAAATCCTGTTCCTGTTCCATTTCCGGCACCTCATTTTCGACCCGCTGCCGTTCATCGATCGGGCCTCTCCGGTGCTGCATCTCTTTCTTCTGCTGTGGATGGCGGCGGCGGGGTGCCTGGCCCTGGGCTACCGAACCCGGTGGGCGGCACTGGCCAATTACGCCTTCTGGGTGATCTTCGTGGTATTCACGCCCATGTGGCAGGATTTTGACGGGGGCTTCGACCAACTCATGACCGGCAGCAGCTTCCTGCTGATGTTCCTGCCCTCGGAACGGGCCCTGTCGCTGGACAATCTCCGCCTCAAACTGCGCCATTCCACGCCCACCCGGCCGTACCAACCGCCGGGCGAGGTCAGCGTGCTGGCCTACACCCTGCCGTTGGCCTTCTCCCTGGGGCTCCTGTACTTCGATTCCGGGCTGCACAAGCTGTCTGCGGAATTTTGGCGCAACGGGATGGGCGCCTGGCTGCCGCCCACCATGCCCTACTACATGTCCGCCTTGGACATGAGCCCTCTGCTCAACCTCAAGTGGGTGGAGATGTTTATCGGCTACACCATCCTGGTATTCCAGTTCCTGTTCTTGCCCCTCATGTGGTTTCGGCCGTTCCGGGTGCCGCTCTTGGTGACGGGCGTGACCTTCCACACCGGCATCGTGCTGTCGCTCAACATCTATCCGTTCGGGTTCGCCATGCTGGTGCACTATTTCCTGATGGTGCCATTCGCCTGGTGGCGGCGCCTGCACACCCGCCTACAGCATCAGCAGCCGGTACTGACCGTGTTCTATGATCAGGACTGCCCGCTGTGCAACCGCACGGTGATCATCGTCCGCCATTTCGACCCCCGGGGGGCCATCGCCTTCCAGGGTCTGCAGAGCCAGGCCCGCCACCATCCGGAGCTCGACGCCATTCCCCAAGCCACCTTGTTGCGGGACTTACACGGGCTGGACCGCGGCGGCCGACTGTACGCCGGGCTGGATACCTACATCCGTATCTTGATCGCCCTCGGCTACGCCGCTCCCCTGGGCTGGCTGCTGCGCCTGCCCGGGGTGTATCACTGGGCAAACCGCGTCTATCGTAGGATCGCGGACAACCGCCAGCGTCTTTCCTGCGACGCCGCCTGCCCGGTACCGGTCGCGCCCGCCATGGAGGATGCGCAGCCCTTCGCCCGCTGGTATGCCCGCTACGCCGCCAGCGACCGCCAGATCGCCCAGCGCATCGCCAAGTTCGTGGTGCTGGTGCTGGTTTTACAGCTGAACAGCACGGTCCACTATGGCCTCCTGTACCGCTGGGCCGGCACCCGTCCCGTCAACCCAACGTTGGTGGTGCTGGATCGCCTGAGCGACACCCTGATCAACTACTCCCACGCCTTCCTGGGCATCACCCCCCACGCCCTCTATCTCCACGACCATTTCGCAGGCTACCACCATATCTTCGCCCTCGCCTACCGCGACCCCGAAGGACGCGAGCGGTGGTTGCCCTTCGTCAACCGCGAGGGCCGGCTGCTCGCGCCCTACTGGGGGAGGGTGCAGTCCATGTGGGCCAACGTCGCGGTCACCGCCCACCCTAGCCGCGCCCGGCTGGAGAAATTTCTCGGCAAGATCACCGCTTACTTTGCGGTGCGGATGGGAGTGGACCTGACCCACGCTGACTTCGCCATCAAGATGAAAAAGATCCGGACCCCCATGCACTGGGAAAAAGACCTGCGCCGCGACAACCTGGCCCAGCCGTGGCGGGACGTCGGCACGGTGGCGTGGCGGCAAGGCCGGGTCAGTGTCCTGCTTCCCGAGACCGACCTGGAAATGCTATGA
- a CDS encoding exosortase system-associated protein, TIGR04073 family: protein MSKATNSIVSAVLLSASAWALAAGGEPPGSGYGAPPPADRTAKDPDSYGEMVKRKLASGITNMAGGWIEVPKNMINTANAGATGRTAYSGDMFDYGHVLLGVTGGGLKGALHMVGRTLAGLVDFATFFIPTKPITNPAFIWENFYTDTQYGPYFKVERPDKPPQRAAARPAAGR from the coding sequence ATGTCGAAAGCGACCAACAGCATCGTGTCCGCGGTCCTGCTCTCCGCGAGCGCCTGGGCCTTGGCGGCCGGCGGCGAGCCGCCGGGTTCGGGGTATGGGGCGCCGCCCCCCGCCGACCGAACCGCGAAGGACCCCGACAGCTACGGGGAGATGGTCAAGCGCAAGCTGGCCTCGGGGATCACCAACATGGCGGGGGGATGGATCGAGGTCCCCAAGAACATGATTAACACCGCCAACGCCGGCGCCACCGGCCGGACGGCCTACAGCGGCGACATGTTCGACTACGGTCACGTGCTGCTCGGGGTGACCGGGGGCGGGCTCAAGGGCGCCTTACACATGGTCGGCCGCACGCTGGCTGGCTTGGTCGACTTCGCAACCTTCTTCATCCCCACCAAACCCATCACCAATCCGGCTTTTATCTGGGAAAATTTCTATACCGACACCCAGTACGGGCCCTATTTCAAGGTGGAACGCCCCGACAAGCCGCCCCAGCGCGCCGCCGCCCGCCCCGCCGCGGGCCGCTGA
- a CDS encoding SDR family oxidoreductase, with protein MATVLITGANRGLGLEFARQYAEAGWEVLACCRDPARASALNALTERWPAVSVRRLDLDHFEQIDALARDLADCPIDILLNNAGIYGHSERSRLGALDYDLWAQVFKINVLAPVKLAEAFLPQVQRSARKLIVALTSLMGSIADNTSGGALPYRSSKAALNAAMKSLAIDLAGRGIGVLLLHPGWVKTDMGGPNAPTSPEESVAGMRRVIDAYTPKDSGRFLDFRGQERPW; from the coding sequence ATGGCTACCGTCTTGATCACTGGCGCCAACCGCGGACTCGGCTTGGAATTCGCCCGTCAGTACGCCGAAGCGGGTTGGGAAGTGCTGGCCTGCTGCCGCGACCCGGCACGGGCTAGCGCCCTCAACGCCTTGACCGAGCGCTGGCCGGCCGTGTCCGTGCGGCGCCTGGACTTGGATCACTTCGAGCAGATCGACGCACTGGCGCGGGATCTGGCCGACTGTCCCATCGACATCCTGCTCAACAACGCCGGGATTTACGGCCACTCCGAACGCTCCCGGTTGGGCGCCTTGGATTACGACCTGTGGGCACAGGTTTTCAAGATCAATGTGCTGGCCCCGGTCAAGCTGGCCGAAGCCTTCCTGCCCCAGGTGCAGCGCAGTGCCCGTAAGCTGATCGTGGCCCTCACCAGCCTGATGGGCAGTATCGCCGACAATACCAGCGGCGGCGCGCTTCCCTACCGTTCCAGCAAGGCGGCCCTGAACGCCGCCATGAAGAGCCTCGCCATCGATCTCGCGGGCCGCGGTATCGGGGTGTTACTGCTGCATCCCGGCTGGGTCAAGACCGATATGGGCGGGCCCAACGCCCCGACCTCCCCCGAGGAGAGCGTCGCCGGCATGCGGCGGGTAATCGATGCCTACACCCCTAAGGACTCGGGGCGGTTCCTGGACTTCCGCGGGCAAGAGCGGCCCTGGTAG
- a CDS encoding ExbD/TolR family protein, protein MNFRPRRRDNPELNLIPMIDVLIVLLIFLVLTTTFSREAELQVRLPEAAGAPPDQEEKGIDVVIDAQGHYLVAQHPTVNDRLDTLKNALRAAAGNDKDPLIVINADRATPHQAVIAVLDAAGQLGFRHVTFAAESLPGDGP, encoded by the coding sequence ATGAACTTCCGCCCCCGGCGCCGCGACAATCCCGAGCTGAATCTGATCCCGATGATCGACGTGCTCATCGTGCTGCTGATCTTCCTGGTGTTAACCACCACCTTCAGCCGCGAGGCCGAGCTCCAGGTGCGCCTGCCGGAAGCCGCGGGCGCGCCTCCCGACCAGGAGGAAAAGGGCATCGACGTGGTGATCGACGCCCAGGGCCATTACCTGGTGGCGCAGCACCCCACCGTGAACGATCGCCTCGACACCCTGAAAAACGCCCTCAGAGCCGCCGCCGGGAACGACAAGGACCCCTTGATCGTCATCAATGCCGACCGCGCCACCCCGCACCAGGCGGTCATCGCGGTGCTGGATGCGGCCGGCCAACTCGGTTTCCGGCACGTCACCTTCGCTGCCGAAAGCCTGCCCGGCGACGGACCTTGA
- a CDS encoding citrate synthase, with product MAEAAKLELEGKVYEIPVIVGTEQEKGLDISRLKATTDYITVDPGYANTGSCLSAITYIDGEKGILRYRGYDIAELCEKSTFMEVCYLLIYGELPTPEQYTKFKDKVLRHSLIHEDMKSFFTSYPGHAHPMAILSAMVCSLSVYHPELLAPDPSPEEMDETITRLLSKVRVLAAFAYKRSVGEAFVYTRPKLDYLSNFLHMMFTTPMEQYETDEVIRKALDVLFILHADHEQNCSTSTVRMVGSSKANLFASISAGICALWGPLHGGANQAVIEMLEAIAADGGNYKKYIDKAKDKNDPFKLMGFGHRIYKNYDPRARIIKKYCDDVLGKLGIHDPILEIAKGLEEVALTDPYFIERKLYPNVDFYSGILYRAMNIPTNMFTVMFALGRLPGWIAHWKEMIEEPGMRIARPRQIYTGAPLRKFIPFNQRGTYAEP from the coding sequence ATGGCAGAAGCAGCGAAGCTCGAACTGGAAGGGAAGGTCTACGAAATTCCGGTCATCGTCGGGACAGAACAGGAGAAAGGCCTGGATATCTCCCGCCTCAAGGCGACCACCGATTACATCACCGTGGACCCCGGCTATGCCAACACCGGCTCCTGTCTGTCGGCCATCACCTACATCGACGGTGAGAAGGGCATCCTCCGCTACCGCGGTTACGACATCGCCGAATTGTGCGAGAAATCCACCTTCATGGAGGTTTGTTATCTCCTCATCTACGGTGAGCTGCCCACCCCGGAGCAGTACACCAAGTTCAAGGACAAGGTCCTGCGCCATTCCTTGATCCATGAGGACATGAAGAGCTTCTTCACCTCCTACCCGGGCCACGCCCACCCCATGGCAATCCTCTCCGCCATGGTGTGTTCCCTGTCGGTGTATCACCCGGAACTCCTCGCTCCCGATCCCTCCCCGGAGGAAATGGACGAAACCATCACCCGGCTCCTGTCCAAGGTGCGGGTGCTAGCCGCCTTCGCCTACAAGCGCTCGGTGGGGGAGGCGTTCGTCTACACCCGACCGAAGCTGGATTATCTCTCCAACTTCCTGCACATGATGTTCACCACCCCGATGGAGCAGTACGAAACCGACGAGGTGATCCGCAAGGCGTTGGACGTGCTCTTCATCCTCCACGCCGACCATGAGCAGAACTGCTCCACCTCCACGGTGCGCATGGTGGGGTCCTCGAAGGCCAATTTGTTCGCCTCGATCTCGGCCGGCATCTGCGCCCTGTGGGGACCCTTGCACGGCGGCGCCAATCAGGCCGTGATCGAGATGCTGGAAGCCATCGCCGCCGACGGTGGCAATTACAAAAAATACATCGACAAGGCCAAGGACAAGAACGACCCCTTCAAACTCATGGGCTTCGGCCACCGGATCTACAAGAACTACGATCCCCGGGCCCGCATCATCAAAAAGTACTGCGACGACGTGCTAGGCAAGCTCGGCATCCATGATCCCATTCTGGAAATCGCCAAGGGCCTCGAGGAGGTTGCCCTCACCGACCCCTATTTCATTGAGCGGAAGCTCTACCCCAACGTGGATTTCTATTCTGGGATCCTGTACCGGGCCATGAACATCCCCACTAACATGTTCACGGTGATGTTCGCCCTAGGCCGCTTGCCCGGTTGGATCGCCCATTGGAAGGAGATGATTGAGGAACCGGGTATGCGCATCGCCCGGCCGCGGCAGATCTACACCGGTGCGCCGCTGCGGAAGTTCATCCCCTTCAATCAGCGCGGCACCTACGCCGAGCCCTGA
- the lpxK gene encoding tetraacyldisaccharide 4'-kinase: MIWSEQPRRWLQAQWYLPPHPLLQSLEHVFRAAVAVRRRAYRAGWKRVERLPVPVIVVGNLTVGGTGKTPLTLWLAAFLRARGWRPGIVSRGYGGKVGAMPQAVGPDSDPHEVGDEPVMLARRSGCPVWVGARRAVAARALLAKGCDIVLADDGLQHYALARDIEIAVIDGARGFGNGRCLPAGPLREPPERLQSVDLLVVNGTVAGPGYPMALEGGEAVNLGDETVRRPLATFRGQPVFALAGIGHPQRFFDHLEGFGLQVVGRPFPDHHPYRVGDLRFAGGSPLFMTEKDAVKCRAFAAPNHWYVPVAARLPESFGAALTALLEDFSNGKKTA; the protein is encoded by the coding sequence ATGATCTGGAGCGAGCAGCCGCGCCGCTGGCTACAAGCCCAATGGTACCTGCCCCCGCACCCCCTGTTGCAGTCCCTGGAACACGTGTTCCGGGCCGCCGTCGCCGTCCGCCGCCGCGCCTATCGGGCGGGCTGGAAGCGGGTCGAGCGCCTGCCGGTACCGGTGATCGTGGTGGGCAATCTCACTGTGGGCGGCACCGGCAAGACTCCCTTGACCCTCTGGCTGGCGGCCTTCTTGAGGGCCCGCGGCTGGCGGCCGGGCATCGTCAGTCGCGGCTATGGCGGCAAGGTCGGCGCCATGCCCCAGGCGGTAGGTCCCGACAGCGACCCCCACGAGGTGGGCGACGAGCCGGTGATGTTGGCCCGCCGCAGCGGCTGCCCGGTCTGGGTGGGAGCGCGCCGGGCCGTGGCGGCGCGGGCGCTGCTGGCCAAGGGGTGCGATATTGTGCTCGCCGATGACGGTTTGCAACACTACGCCCTGGCCCGCGACATCGAGATCGCCGTCATCGACGGCGCCCGTGGCTTCGGCAACGGACGCTGCCTGCCGGCTGGACCCTTGCGGGAACCGCCCGAACGGCTGCAGTCGGTGGACCTGCTGGTGGTCAACGGAACCGTCGCCGGCCCGGGCTACCCCATGGCCTTGGAGGGCGGGGAGGCGGTCAACCTCGGCGACGAGACCGTGCGCCGCCCCCTCGCCACCTTTCGCGGACAGCCGGTGTTCGCCCTGGCGGGCATCGGACATCCCCAACGCTTCTTCGACCACCTCGAAGGGTTCGGGCTCCAGGTGGTAGGGCGCCCGTTCCCCGACCATCATCCCTACCGGGTGGGTGATCTCCGGTTCGCGGGCGGCTCGCCCCTGTTCATGACCGAAAAGGACGCGGTCAAGTGCCGGGCCTTTGCCGCCCCGAACCACTGGTACGTGCCGGTGGCGGCCCGGCTGCCGGAAAGCTTCGGCGCGGCCTTGACCGCTCTTTTGGAGGACTTCTCGAATGGAAAAAAAACTGCTTGA
- a CDS encoding Trm112 family protein translates to MEKKLLEILVCPVCKGELLYRKEHAELVCRADRLAYPIRDDIPVMLEHEARRLSLEEYDALKPRSVKAE, encoded by the coding sequence ATGGAAAAAAAACTGCTTGAAATCCTGGTCTGCCCCGTGTGCAAGGGCGAACTTCTGTACCGGAAGGAACACGCGGAACTGGTCTGCCGGGCGGACCGCCTGGCCTACCCCATCCGCGATGACATTCCGGTGATGCTGGAACACGAGGCGCGGCGGCTCAGCCTGGAGGAATACGACGCCTTGAAACCCCGCTCGGTCAAGGCCGAATGA
- a CDS encoding exo-beta-N-acetylmuramidase NamZ family protein, with product MKCGIDRLLEDPALRRPLVGRRVALLAHPASVTRALVHSLDALAELDGLRLAAAFGPQHGLRGDKQDNMIESPDFLDPVRGIPVFSLYGAVRRPTAAMLDHFDVLLVDLQDLGCRVYTFITTLRYVLEEAARAGKAVWILDRPNPAGRPVEGLRLRPGWESFVGAGALPMRHGLTLGELAHWFVRTHRLELDYRVVTMEGWDPTRPPGYGWPLGERVWINPSPNAPNPWMARCYPGTVLLEGTTLSEGRGTTRPLELFGAPHLDAGRLVAEMEALAPHWLEGCRLRTCWFEPTFHKHAGQLCAGLHIHTEPPVYDPGTFRPWRLQALAFKALRRLWPDYPLWRDFPYEYEYGRLAIDLINGGEALRRWVDDPAATPADLDALAEADERAWEEEREAVLVYR from the coding sequence ATGAAATGCGGCATTGACCGCCTGCTCGAAGACCCCGCCCTGCGCCGGCCGCTGGTGGGTCGCCGGGTGGCTCTGCTGGCCCATCCGGCGTCGGTCACCCGGGCATTGGTCCATTCCCTCGATGCCTTGGCGGAACTGGACGGCCTCCGGCTGGCGGCGGCGTTCGGTCCCCAGCATGGGCTGCGCGGCGACAAGCAGGACAACATGATCGAGTCGCCGGATTTCCTCGACCCGGTCCGGGGTATCCCGGTGTTCAGTTTGTATGGCGCGGTGCGCCGCCCGACCGCCGCCATGCTGGACCATTTCGACGTGCTGCTGGTGGACCTCCAGGATCTGGGTTGCCGCGTCTACACCTTCATCACCACGCTGCGCTATGTGCTGGAGGAGGCCGCCCGGGCGGGGAAGGCGGTGTGGATCCTGGACCGACCCAATCCAGCGGGGCGCCCCGTGGAAGGGCTGCGCTTGCGCCCCGGCTGGGAAAGCTTCGTCGGCGCCGGGGCCTTGCCCATGCGCCATGGCTTGACTCTCGGCGAGCTCGCCCATTGGTTCGTGCGCACCCACCGCCTGGAGCTGGATTACCGGGTGGTGACCATGGAGGGTTGGGACCCGACGCGCCCCCCCGGCTACGGTTGGCCGCTGGGGGAACGGGTTTGGATCAATCCCAGCCCCAATGCGCCCAATCCGTGGATGGCGCGGTGTTACCCGGGGACGGTGTTGCTGGAGGGCACCACCCTATCGGAAGGCCGCGGCACCACTCGGCCGCTGGAGCTGTTCGGGGCGCCCCATTTGGACGCCGGCCGGCTGGTGGCGGAGATGGAAGCGCTGGCGCCCCATTGGCTCGAGGGATGCCGCCTCCGAACCTGCTGGTTCGAGCCCACTTTCCACAAACATGCCGGCCAGCTGTGCGCCGGCCTCCACATCCATACAGAGCCCCCGGTCTACGACCCCGGGACGTTCCGGCCATGGCGGCTGCAGGCCTTGGCCTTCAAGGCCTTGCGGCGGCTGTGGCCCGACTACCCGCTGTGGCGAGATTTCCCCTACGAATACGAGTACGGCCGCTTGGCCATCGACCTCATCAACGGCGGCGAAGCCTTGCGCCGATGGGTGGATGACCCGGCCGCCACCCCCGCCGACCTTGACGCCCTGGCCGAGGCCGACGAACGGGCCTGGGAAGAGGAGCGGGAGGCGGTGTTGGTGTATCGGTGA
- a CDS encoding acylphosphatase: MLRRVHVWVSGRVQGVGFRAAAWERALSLELSGWVRNLADDRVEIVAEGEPGKVAEFLTWCHLGPSAARVDGCEVVEEPPTGERGFEIRRSG; this comes from the coding sequence ATGCTCCGTCGAGTGCACGTTTGGGTGTCGGGCCGGGTGCAGGGGGTGGGGTTCCGGGCGGCGGCCTGGGAGCGCGCCCTGAGCCTTGAACTGTCCGGCTGGGTGCGCAATCTCGCCGACGACCGCGTGGAGATCGTCGCCGAGGGCGAGCCCGGTAAAGTGGCCGAATTCCTGACCTGGTGCCACTTGGGTCCTTCCGCGGCTCGGGTCGATGGCTGTGAGGTGGTGGAGGAACCCCCCACCGGCGAACGCGGCTTCGAGATCCGCCGGAGCGGATGA
- the kdsB gene encoding 3-deoxy-manno-octulosonate cytidylyltransferase, translating to MTAFKVVIPARYGSTRLPGKPLLPIAGRPMIVHVCQRALETGAEVVLATDDARILQAVSGLPVRALLTRPDHGSGTERISEVVDVLGWGDRELVVNLQGDEPLMRPDLIRRLATALAERQDLGMATLATRIRDPAEVLDPHVVKTVTDRAGHALYFSRAPIPYQRDSCADGPQLEDEGPWLRHIGVYAYSVGFLRRYVRWPRSPLETVEALEQLRVLWHGERILVLPVEDPPEGGVDTEADWRRVEATLTAR from the coding sequence ATGACCGCGTTCAAGGTCGTCATCCCCGCCCGCTACGGCTCCACCCGGCTGCCCGGTAAGCCGCTGCTACCCATCGCCGGCCGGCCGATGATCGTGCACGTATGCCAGCGGGCGCTGGAGACCGGCGCCGAGGTGGTCCTCGCCACCGATGACGCGCGCATCCTACAGGCGGTGAGCGGGCTACCGGTGCGGGCCCTTTTGACCCGACCAGACCACGGGAGCGGCACGGAGCGCATCAGCGAGGTGGTGGACGTGCTGGGGTGGGGCGATCGGGAGCTGGTGGTCAACCTGCAGGGCGATGAGCCCCTGATGCGCCCGGACCTGATTCGGCGTCTGGCGACGGCCTTGGCGGAGCGGCAGGATTTAGGCATGGCCACCCTGGCGACCCGGATCCGGGATCCTGCCGAGGTGCTTGATCCCCATGTGGTGAAGACGGTCACCGACCGGGCGGGCCACGCGCTCTACTTCAGCCGGGCCCCCATCCCCTACCAGCGGGATTCCTGCGCCGACGGGCCCCAGCTAGAGGATGAGGGCCCCTGGCTCCGGCACATCGGCGTTTATGCCTACTCCGTGGGGTTTTTGCGCCGCTACGTGCGCTGGCCGCGTTCCCCGCTGGAGACGGTGGAAGCGCTGGAACAGCTGCGGGTGCTGTGGCATGGGGAGCGGATCCTGGTGTTGCCCGTGGAGGATCCCCCCGAGGGCGGCGTGGACACGGAAGCCGATTGGCGACGGGTGGAGGCGACCCTCACGGCGCGCTGA
- a CDS encoding Kdo hydroxylase family protein: MSLNIIRECPVDTWDAPPGEAVSEGWEEVLESGQVIYLPRLAFPLSEAERPFLSPAWSDHRAKNISLRGEGGELRGARGTPAELERLRALVARFAASATRLVDRLLPRYRGFLRRGQTSFRPHPAAGRQTSWRKDDSRLHVDSFPSNPTGGARLLRVFSNVNPHGQARIWRVGEPFERLAERFLPKTTRPFPGSAWVLERLGITKSRRTEYDHLMGQLHDLAKADTDYQALSPQQSFAFAAGSTWIVYSDQVQHAVMSGALLLEQTFYLDVAQMVRPDTAPLKVLERLTGRPLR; the protein is encoded by the coding sequence GTGAGCCTGAACATCATCCGGGAGTGCCCCGTGGATACTTGGGATGCCCCGCCGGGCGAGGCCGTGTCGGAGGGCTGGGAGGAGGTTCTGGAAAGCGGGCAGGTCATCTATCTCCCGCGCCTGGCCTTCCCCCTCAGCGAGGCGGAACGGCCGTTCCTGAGCCCGGCCTGGTCGGACCACCGGGCCAAGAACATCAGCCTGCGGGGCGAGGGTGGGGAACTGCGGGGTGCCCGCGGCACCCCCGCGGAACTGGAACGGCTACGCGCCCTGGTGGCGCGGTTCGCCGCCTCCGCCACGCGCCTGGTGGACCGGCTGTTGCCCCGCTATCGGGGCTTCCTGCGGCGCGGGCAGACCTCCTTCCGGCCCCATCCGGCGGCCGGACGCCAGACTAGCTGGCGCAAGGACGACTCGCGGCTGCACGTGGATTCGTTCCCGTCCAACCCGACCGGCGGGGCACGCCTGTTGCGGGTGTTCAGCAACGTCAATCCCCACGGCCAGGCCAGGATCTGGCGGGTGGGCGAGCCGTTCGAACGGCTCGCAGAACGCTTCCTGCCCAAGACCACCCGACCGTTCCCGGGCTCGGCCTGGGTGCTAGAACGGCTGGGCATCACCAAGTCCCGGCGCACGGAGTACGACCACCTCATGGGGCAACTGCACGACCTGGCCAAGGCCGACACCGACTACCAGGCCCTGTCCCCGCAGCAGAGCTTCGCCTTCGCCGCCGGATCGACCTGGATCGTCTACTCCGATCAGGTTCAGCACGCAGTGATGTCCGGTGCATTGCTGCTGGAACAGACCTTCTATCTGGACGTGGCACAGATGGTGCGGCCCGATACGGCACCGCTTAAGGTGCTGGAACGCCTCACCGGGCGCCCCTTGCGGTAA
- a CDS encoding MotA/TolQ/ExbB proton channel family protein yields the protein MLEILKAGGWMMWPILGCSLVAMAIIVERLWSLRTHRIIPPHLVPHIWRLYRKNQLDSLQIGTLKTDSPLGAILAAALGSYAHGREAMKESAEQTGRQVVHELERYLNTLGTIASVSPYLGLLGSVLGMIKVFSTFSTAGGIGNPTRLAGGISEILIATAAGLAVAIPSLIFYRYFQGRVTELSVRMEDEALRLIEALYAAQDEEHA from the coding sequence GTGCTCGAAATCCTCAAAGCCGGCGGCTGGATGATGTGGCCCATTCTCGGCTGCTCCCTGGTCGCTATGGCCATCATCGTCGAACGCCTGTGGAGTTTGCGCACCCACAGGATCATCCCGCCGCACCTGGTGCCACACATCTGGCGGCTGTACCGTAAGAACCAGCTGGATAGTCTGCAGATCGGCACCCTCAAGACCGATTCGCCCCTAGGTGCCATCCTGGCGGCAGCCCTCGGCAGTTACGCCCATGGCCGTGAGGCGATGAAGGAAAGCGCCGAGCAAACCGGCCGGCAGGTGGTCCACGAGTTGGAGCGCTATCTCAACACGCTGGGAACCATCGCCTCGGTCTCGCCCTACCTCGGCCTGCTCGGCAGCGTCCTGGGCATGATCAAGGTATTCTCCACCTTCTCCACCGCGGGCGGCATCGGCAACCCCACCCGCCTCGCGGGCGGCATCTCGGAAATCCTCATCGCCACCGCCGCCGGCCTGGCGGTCGCCATTCCCAGTTTGATCTTCTACCGTTACTTCCAGGGGCGGGTGACGGAACTTAGCGTACGCATGGAAGATGAAGCCCTGCGCCTGATCGAGGCCCTCTACGCCGCCCAGGACGAAGAACACGCCTAG